The Raphanus sativus cultivar WK10039 chromosome 6, ASM80110v3, whole genome shotgun sequence sequence gAACTTATAAGTATTATAATTCCGACGCTCTCAGGAAATGATTCTTTAAACATGACCCTCTTTCAAACGAGTGATCATTCCAAGAAATTAGTAACATAGAGAGTGATTTTCATATTACTGAACAAATGAATGAGTTTGAAAGTATGACAAGAAGGGATTGGTTGATCAAACCGAtacaaaaatactaaaatatggGATGATTTACAGTTCATGCAAGAGGAAAACAAGACCGTAGAAATCGAGGTTCCTATCAAGCGTAATAATATCTTTCTTAGTTTGATTAGACTAAAGAGTTGTACTAATTTATAGCTCTTTCTTTGTCTACCTTGTAAATCAAACTTTATCAAACTACATGTGATCTAACAAATCACATCTTGTGCCTTGTTATTTTCAATTGAAAGCTTTTTACAAAATGGAAAAAAGTATTATAATTCCGAAAACAACTCCatcctatcttttttttttcagtttatgGACGAATTAAACACATTTCATGTTCAAAATTTTATTGTCAGGGAGTTATCATGCTAAACATCTTAATATAATCATGGAAAAGAAGAAATGACACTAGCTTCGTTTTATATCCAGCTTTATTTGTTCTCTCATTTAAACtgctttttcattttttgtcgGAATTTAAACTGCTTTTTCTTTGTAGACTTTGACTGTATATGCATATTCATCTTTCATAATATGAAAGTTCAAAACTGTATTCcttaaaaagaagaaattataaagaaaagcaaaattccaaaattataaattgaaataaaatcaCAAGAGAGACCAATATAACCTTGTTTCCTTGCAAGTGGAGTCAACTGGTGAACAAATCTAAACGACTGATATCAATATAGGAACTAGGAAGCCACCATTATAACGCATTCGTTAAGACATTTGCTAAACACTGATCAACCATTCTTACTCGTCCCCCACGCTAGCTTCGACCGGACTTGAAGAGACAGGAACGGTGGCGGTATCCTTCTTACCAGCGGACACGCCCGGTAGGTAGCGAAAGTAACTCTGCAACTTACCATCCTTCACTAACTGCATCGCTTTATCAGTCTTGCCTTCACCCACCAAACCATCGATCACTGGTTTGTACATGTTGGGGCGAGACAGAACCTTGTGTCCGATAGCTTCTTCCGACATCTCAACCGCTCTCTCAAGATCCCCTTTCTTACAGACGAGAGGGATCAACAAACAGTAAGTCACGGTATCAGGAGTCAACCCTGCCTCCTTCATCTCATCGTACCATTTCAAAGCCTCCTCGAGGTTGTTATCCCCGCGGTAACCAGTAATAAAAGCATTGTACGTGTGCACATCAGGAGAGACCCCTTCAGATCTCATAACACCAGTGAGCTCAACCGCATCCGCAAACCTCTTGTTCCGAGTCAAACCTCTCACTCTCGAGTTATAACTCCTAACGTTGGGAACAAGACTCTTGGACTTCATCAGATCCCAAATCCTATCTCCTTCAGCAAACAAATCCCTCCTGTAAAACTCCTCCAACAACGTATTGAAAGTGATCATATCAGGCTCAAGCCCGTTCCTCTCAACCTCCTCCAAGATCGACAGTATATCCTCCATCGAACCCTTACGACAAACCGCCTTGATCATGGTGTTGTAAGTGACGAGATCGGGAGTGATCGCCAGCTTCTCCGGCAACTCCTTGAACACCTGCATGGCCTCATCGACCTTCCTGGAATTGACATAAGCGGATAAAAGCGCGTTGAAGGACTTGTTGGTCCTCTCGCAGTTTAGCTGgggcatttcgtcgaacagcTTGTGGGCGTGATCGGCCATTCCCGAGTATCCGTAGAGGAGCATGATGCGGATGACGAAATCTTCGGACTTTATGTCTTCGTACTTCTTCTGGTGCTGGAGGACGTCGTCGATGATCGAGAACTTGTTCGCGTCCCTGAGACGGCGGATGAAGGCGCTGTAGAGGCCGTGGACTTGGCGGAAGGTCTGGGACTCGCAGGATCTCTTGAATTTCTCTACTTTCTTCGTCAATTTCGAATCTTTCGTTGCCTTGGCGTCGGAGTTCGAGGAGTTCACCGCGTCTCCTCCGGCGACGGAGGAAGAAGCTGTGGGTTTCTTCGATTTGCTAACGAACTTTTTGGTTTTGGGTTTTGCGGTGGTCTTGACGGTGGAGATGGAAGTTTCTTTGAAGATTCCATGGAGGCGAGTGTACAGCGAGGAGCCCACTTTGCTCATTGCTCTTCGTGCAGGTGGAAATGTGAGTGTGagggttttgggtttttggaCAGAGACGAGTGAGGCTAGGTCTAGAGAAAATAGAACAGCGTGCCGTTCTACTATGCAAGGGCTCTATCTATCGAGAGACTAAGCAGCGTTTTCGTGTAAAATCATCGGTTAAATGCGGTTCCATCCAACTGCATGCCGTTAACAGGAGAGGAAAGAAAGTTGGCACTTTTCGCGTGTAGAATCCTCGACTGCATGCCATTTTATTAGTGAAATGATTAAATGCAAAGCGTTTTTTGTGGGAGCacattaaaaatagaaaaactggAACAGTCTTACTTCTCAAATTCAAAGAAGGCACACAAACACATAGGTAGTTTGGTTATTTGAACACTGGTCTCACAGTGTGCAACAACAAGACACTTAAGAGAGATTAAACATAGACTAGAGATACTTGTTAATGAACTACTCTTCGGAAGAGAGACGTAGCTTGAACTGTAAATAGTCATTCTTCTTAGCGAGCTCAACGATCTCTTCAGCTTCATCTTTCTTTGATCCTTTCACCAATTCATCAACTACCTCTTGCATGATGGCCCCATCGACAAGTAGACGCTTAGTGAATATCTCCTTGCAGAGCTCAAAAGCCGACTCCAAATCCCCAGCCTTGCACATCGCAGGGAGCAACGAGGAAAAGATCAATTTCATTGGGCGAAAACCGTTCTTCTCTAACTCCTTGTACCACGTTTTGGCTTCATCCACTTTTCCTGCACCGGCACATCCTCTAACCATTGCAGTGAACGTGAATACATCAGGCTTGATCCCATTACCCTTGAGCTCGTCAAAGAGACTAACCATCTCTTCTGATTTCATCTCCAAGGCTAATCCTAGCAACCGAGCATTGTAACTACGTATATCTCTCGCAACGTTCTTCTCCACCATTCTACCCCATATCTCTTCTCCCTGCTCAAAGTGCCCTTTTGTATACGTCTCATGTAAAAGCAAGTTGTAGGTGAAATGATCAGGTTTCAGACCCTTGTTCTCAATCTCATCAATCAACGCAATAGCTTCCGACAAGGAACCCTTTCCGCACAACCCCTTGATCAGAGTATTGTAAGATGCAATATCTGGTTGGATCGAGAGCTTACCTGGCAACTCCTGGAAGATACCTTCAACCAAATCGAACTTCTTGGAGTTCACGCACGCATTCAGCAAGGCGTTGAATGACAACACCGATCTCTTGCAGTTTCTCTCAGGCATTCCGTCGAAAACCTTCTGCGCATTCTCGAACATACCAGCTCGTCCGTAGAGGTTGATAATCCTTGCCACGAACCCTTCCTTGGACATGTTATGGTACTTGTTCTGCTCCTCCAGGATCTCCTCGATCCACTCGAACTTCTTGGCGGCGGCGAGGCGGCGGACGGTTCTCTCATAGACGGCAATGTTCTTCCGGAACCACTCCGTTTCGGAAGCCTTTTTGAACTTCTCCGTGATGTACTTTGGGTCTTGTTCGTCGTTCACGAGGGTGATGAGGGACGGTGTTCGCTGCGAGGTCGCGGCTGCAGCGGCGGTAGCGGCGGAGAAAAAGCGGCCGTTCGTGGGGGCGCTGAAGCTGTTGGTGCCACGGAGGAGAAGGCGAGAGAGAGACGACATCGTTTGTTTGGTGTGTGAAAAGGTTTTGTCTTTGTTAGGTCGAAATGTCCAAAGGTTTTAAGGGTTTCAGGGAACGGCTTGCTTCAAATTAGGTTTGTGACTGGAAGCGACTTTAGAAAGAAAATGAACCGTAAGTCGTAGTTTTGTAATATACAACACATTTATTACTTTGGTCTttgtattattcaaaattaagaattataattatatgtattttttatcaattaaaaaaaagtaatttgtatttttatcaatttttttattgaaaaaaaattattcaatatttttttagctgacaaaaaataatttgtattttttagcAATTAAAAAAAGTGGTTGATTAATTTCACTTGGTGTGAGCAAACCTGAGTTGGAGACTCGTAGCTCaatgaaaactttttttttcaatggaCACTTACCTCACTGCGAATCTTAGAAGGGATGTAAACCTCTGACAAGAAAGACAGTGAGTGAACTGAGAGTGCTTCGATCTCAAACTTCACTCCTCTTTTCAGCATCGTTTCAAGTTCCAACCTTTAAAAGACCAAGTCCATATTAGTTTTGTGCTTTTGGATGATATGTGAATCCAAAAAACACATGGAAGTTTGATGATACATACCTCCATTGTGGCATTTCACGTTTCAGGTAGCATCTGAGCAACATTGCTTCAGTTCTTTTCTTGTCTGTGAGTGATAATTGCAAGTCTCAAAAAAGCTGTGAATAAGGGACGGATACAAATGTTCAACGATCTTACCTTCTTCTGTCAATGGCAAGAGACACTGTTGGGGGACACCGTATATCTCAGAGTCTGAAGGAAAAGCTCCCAACCACTTCATTTCTGGTGCTCGTAGTGATTCGATATCATAGGCCATTTGCTTACAGaaaaacaaaaaggtaaaaCAATGATCAGTCTGAAATGGGTCAAAACCATTGAACAGCACAACACATTCGGTGAAATATTTCGAATTATATGATCTCTATTCTATAACTGAATCTAACCATGGAGCCAAAACGGTATGTGGCTAGGATCTCAAAGCCATATGGATCACAGTCGACTAGACAATGCACAGGTAGTTGCAACTTCTCCATCAAGAGTCGCAAGAACCTGTGGTGAGAAGCATTCGATAATACATTCGTCAATAGAGGAGAAAGTTCGATTTTATACGATAGTATTCCAAGCTCCTGGAATTAAGTTATGTACCTTCTTGTAGAGACATCAGGATAGCCTCTTCCCTGCCAAAAACAATCATAACTCTGATGTGAAATAAAAACCGGAAGAAACGGAAAGGAAAACTAGGCAAAACTGAAAGCAGTAAGGATGAATAAATTGTGCAGTACTTACTGTGACAACGATGCAGCGGTTCGTCTTGCAAAACATGTCATTTGCTAAACGCTGGAATACTATAAACCATTGATCAAGTAAGTGATTAGTTGGTAAGTcatgaagaaagaaaaacatcTTCTGGTGACTATATAAAGATAGACGGTGGTTACCTGTTTCTTTTTCCACCACCAGTATGTACTCTGCTAAACTAACAACATCTGCAGGCAGGAAGATGACATCCAATTATCATTCCTGACACATTATTGTCAACTTAGATAGGATATGACTTCTCTAGAGAGCCCGTACAAAAATATTGTCTATTAGTTACAAAGGAAAATGCTGCTATCTATGTGACCTTGACCACAGACCTCAGACCGTCTAAAGATCACATCAGCAGGCATTAGAAcagatgaaaagaaaaatatcctTCACTCATAGCATACCTTCGACTTCCTCTACAAGAACAGGAACGGGAAATGCCTGTCAAATTAAAATCATTTGCAGAGTTATACTTCCTGATGCCAACATAAAAAGTGAATCTAATTGTATTATTCTCACAGTATTCAGGCTGCTTAAACAATCAAACTTCCTTCCAGCTTCCTTAAACTTTAACCAGCCCATCACCAACCTACAACAAAAAAGTGAATCTTAAAACAAGAACACGCCTCATGATAAAACCACTGTAAATCGCTGTCAAAAGTAGTACCCACCCATTTCCAACAGacacctgcaaaaaaaaattcaaatgaaTCACAGAGTAAAATCACATACTGATGATACTCAAATTGAAGGTGAAAGTTATTTCAAGTTACTAACCACATTCAAGTTGTACCGACTACACTGAAAAAGGATGCATATATCAGCAATTGCGCGGTCCACAACTGATTGTGCTGTGTAGCAGAACAAGAACACAACAATAGTGATGCAGAATCATATAATCAGAGACACTAATTAATAATTAGAGAGGGGGCAATTACGCCCTTCCAAATTTTACCTTTGAATGCTGATGGATGCATGTAGTAGATATCTCTTTTGGATCCATGTCTATTTTCTTGAAGAAGTTGTTGAACTATCAACAGTACTCTTAGCAACATATCtgaaggttaaaaaaaaaatcacaagaaaTTGAGATACTACTAGTTACTCCCGAGAAAGATCTGAGTTTAACTAACCGATTCTATACGTTTGAGATGTCTTCCTAAGAGTGAGAATCTCCCTACCTTTCGGTTCATCAGAGCTGCAAAAACTGTAGACAGCAAAAGCGAATGTGAGGTATGTATCAGTTCAGCACGTAACAATTGAAAATCGAGAGACGAACCAATCCGCTTCTGGATCATTGCAATAGTTTCTGAATCGATTGATGGAGATTTCTGGAGATTTTCCCTCGGCTAGATCTTCAACGATCGATCGGGTAAAATCTGGTTCGAGACTCGAAATCATACATAGTGTGTGATTGAGCAACGAAATCATTCGACCTAGATGAGGATTTAATCGTACGATTCggaaaattagggtttgtaCCTTTGATCTTTCGAAGCAGATTGGTTGTatctgaaatttgaaattttccCTCCATCTTTATCTCCTTCGTGTTTCTTTTTCTAGAATCGAGAATGCAATGGGAGGCAAGGAGGATTTTTTTAAAGACGAGAAAGGGAAAGGTGCGAACTGATTGCCGTTCTAAGCTTAAAACTAAAACATGCGTGACGGTTTGTTACTACGCTCGAATTGAAAAACTCCGCCCAATACTAACCGACATGTCGTTTATAAAACGCGTGTGCGAACTACGTAACGTTTTTTGGCCGCACTGACGTCATCATTTGCTGACCGTTTGATGCATTTGGGTTAATTAGATAGATATGGATGATTTAGATTCAGTGGTCGAGATTTATTCATCAGTTATATGCTCGGGCACGCGAGGAAAGTACCCACAAAAAAAGCATGAATTTATGCTATACAATTTTAATCTTTTCGTCGCTCTCATAGATCACCTTAGAGTCTAGACTATGTGCTATGTGCAATGGGCATGATGAATATCTTATTCAACTGTTTAATCTCTATAACAAGGGTGTCG is a genomic window containing:
- the LOC108806913 gene encoding pentatricopeptide repeat-containing protein At3g13150, with the protein product MSKVGSSLYTRLHGIFKETSISTVKTTAKPKTKKFVSKSKKPTASSSVAGGDAVNSSNSDAKATKDSKLTKKVEKFKRSCESQTFRQVHGLYSAFIRRLRDANKFSIIDDVLQHQKKYEDIKSEDFVIRIMLLYGYSGMADHAHKLFDEMPQLNCERTNKSFNALLSAYVNSRKVDEAMQVFKELPEKLAITPDLVTYNTMIKAVCRKGSMEDILSILEEVERNGLEPDMITFNTLLEEFYRRDLFAEGDRIWDLMKSKSLVPNVRSYNSRVRGLTRNKRFADAVELTGVMRSEGVSPDVHTYNAFITGYRGDNNLEEALKWYDEMKEAGLTPDTVTYCLLIPLVCKKGDLERAVEMSEEAIGHKVLSRPNMYKPVIDGLVGEGKTDKAMQLVKDGKLQSYFRYLPGVSAGKKDTATVPVSSSPVEASVGDE
- the LOC130496958 gene encoding meiotic recombination protein SPO11-1; this encodes MEGKFQISDTTNLLRKIKDFTRSIVEDLAEGKSPEISINRFRNYCNDPEADCFCSSDEPKGREILTLRKTSQTYRIDMLLRVLLIVQQLLQENRHGSKRDIYYMHPSAFKAQSVVDRAIADICILFQCSRYNLNVVSVGNGLVMGWLKFKEAGRKFDCLSSLNTAFPVPVLVEEVEDVVSLAEYILVVEKETVFQRLANDMFCKTNRCIVVTGRGYPDVSTRRFLRLLMEKLQLPVHCLVDCDPYGFEILATYRFGSMQMAYDIESLRAPEMKWLGAFPSDSEIYGVPQQCLLPLTEEDKKRTEAMLLRCYLKREMPQWRLELETMLKRGVKFEIEALSVHSLSFLSEVYIPSKIRSESLPVTNLI
- the LOC130496957 gene encoding pentatricopeptide repeat-containing protein At3g13160, mitochondrial, which translates into the protein MSSLSRLLLRGTNSFSAPTNGRFFSAATAAAAATSQRTPSLITLVNDEQDPKYITEKFKKASETEWFRKNIAVYERTVRRLAAAKKFEWIEEILEEQNKYHNMSKEGFVARIINLYGRAGMFENAQKVFDGMPERNCKRSVLSFNALLNACVNSKKFDLVEGIFQELPGKLSIQPDIASYNTLIKGLCGKGSLSEAIALIDEIENKGLKPDHFTYNLLLHETYTKGHFEQGEEIWGRMVEKNVARDIRSYNARLLGLALEMKSEEMVSLFDELKGNGIKPDVFTFTAMVRGCAGAGKVDEAKTWYKELEKNGFRPMKLIFSSLLPAMCKAGDLESAFELCKEIFTKRLLVDGAIMQEVVDELVKGSKKDEAEEIVELAKKNDYLQFKLRLSSEE